One region of Desulfovibrio sp. JC022 genomic DNA includes:
- a CDS encoding radical SAM protein — protein sequence MFNIPYVEVHTVDHCNNNCRWCHNYSPFCPEKEYEASDYFPGLDILNGDNFHLGAISLMGGEPFLHSDITRFAFHIWERYESPIVITSNGFWLSEDAVRAYKDLWKLMALVKISRYPTIEKQLGGYDEAYRIAMLIKEYNPHVRIEFPQKAVFNKLETFAKPREVKRFCGNSHCMALLRDMTVHRCGAGGYQRFAPDEMLSDGFKNCPHMSYDLKNFDYNDFVLWRSRYPLEACSYCNFSDRTPSVGWKVEKGHKPFNTDYEISYHYNLAKNMIIQESFADAQNRTEFIRNNYGEQPQINVIKGLIASQHGDLTGSLEAFSAALQQDPDNAEAKYFLDLVRRQVKPS from the coding sequence ATGTTTAATATTCCATACGTTGAAGTACATACGGTCGACCATTGCAACAACAACTGCCGCTGGTGCCACAACTACTCCCCTTTCTGCCCGGAAAAGGAATATGAGGCCAGTGACTATTTCCCCGGCCTTGATATCCTCAACGGAGACAACTTCCATCTTGGGGCCATTTCACTCATGGGCGGGGAACCATTTCTGCATTCTGACATAACCCGCTTTGCTTTCCATATCTGGGAAAGATATGAAAGCCCCATTGTCATCACCAGCAACGGATTCTGGCTTTCCGAAGATGCTGTGCGGGCCTACAAAGACCTCTGGAAGCTCATGGCACTGGTCAAAATTTCCCGCTACCCGACCATTGAGAAACAGCTCGGCGGATACGATGAAGCCTATCGCATAGCCATGCTGATCAAAGAATACAACCCCCATGTAAGGATTGAATTCCCACAGAAGGCTGTTTTTAACAAACTTGAGACCTTTGCAAAGCCAAGGGAAGTAAAACGTTTTTGCGGCAACTCACATTGCATGGCTTTGCTGCGCGACATGACCGTACACCGCTGCGGAGCCGGCGGGTACCAACGGTTTGCCCCTGACGAAATGCTTAGTGATGGCTTTAAAAACTGCCCGCACATGTCCTACGACCTTAAAAATTTTGATTACAACGATTTTGTGCTCTGGCGGTCCCGCTATCCCCTTGAAGCCTGCTCCTACTGCAATTTTTCCGACCGCACCCCATCGGTAGGCTGGAAAGTGGAAAAGGGTCATAAGCCTTTTAATACGGATTATGAAATCAGCTACCACTACAATCTGGCCAAAAACATGATCATTCAGGAAAGTTTTGCGGACGCGCAAAACAGAACCGAATTCATCCGCAACAACTACGGCGAACAGCCGCAAATTAATGTAATCAAGGGTCTCATTGCCTCACAGCACGGAGATTTAACCGGAAGCCTTGAAGCATTCTCTGCCGCCTTGCAGCAGGACCCGGATAATGCAGAGGCCAAATATTTCCTTGATCTGGTGCGCCGACAGGTAAAACCATCCTGA
- the hflK gene encoding FtsH protease activity modulator HflK produces the protein MSVYLTYQIYMNWDWDKLSEQRQRNKGGGGAPKPPNVDDINSTIKKLRGTGLPGGKFLIIGIILLWFLSGVYIVEPDEVGVVTRFGKYVDTTTPGPHYHLPIPIESVMKPKVTQIRRVEVGFRSYGSSRSFTQGQSRNVPEESLMLTGDENIVDVQFIVQYQIKDPVNYLFEVSNQPKTIQDAAEAAMREIIGKTKIELALTTGKLQIQTETRDLLQTIVDRYKLGVNVLAVQLQNVHPPNEVVDAFKDVASAREDKSRYINEAEAYRNDILPKARGQAAVMVNKAEAYKESKIRLAEGQAKRFMAVYKEYKNAKDITVKRMYLETMQNILSYPSIEKVILSDDAAQKTLPFLSLDGKALPIQTGKK, from the coding sequence ATGTCGGTCTATCTCACCTATCAAATTTACATGAACTGGGACTGGGACAAATTATCCGAACAACGGCAGAGGAACAAAGGCGGCGGAGGTGCTCCGAAACCGCCGAATGTGGACGATATCAACTCCACAATCAAAAAACTCCGCGGAACCGGCTTGCCGGGCGGAAAATTTTTAATCATCGGCATCATCCTGCTCTGGTTTCTTTCCGGGGTCTACATTGTAGAACCGGATGAAGTCGGTGTGGTAACCAGATTCGGTAAGTACGTGGACACCACGACCCCCGGACCGCACTACCACCTTCCGATTCCCATTGAATCGGTTATGAAGCCTAAAGTCACACAGATCAGACGTGTGGAAGTGGGTTTCCGTTCCTATGGCTCTTCGCGCTCCTTTACCCAAGGTCAGTCGCGTAATGTGCCCGAGGAATCTCTCATGCTGACCGGTGATGAAAACATCGTTGATGTTCAATTCATCGTACAATACCAGATCAAAGATCCGGTGAACTATCTCTTTGAAGTCAGCAACCAGCCTAAGACCATTCAGGATGCTGCCGAAGCGGCCATGCGTGAGATCATCGGTAAAACCAAGATCGAACTGGCACTGACCACCGGTAAACTCCAGATTCAGACTGAAACACGTGATCTGTTACAGACAATTGTGGACCGCTACAAACTCGGAGTAAATGTGCTGGCAGTGCAGCTGCAAAACGTGCATCCACCGAACGAGGTTGTGGACGCCTTTAAGGACGTAGCCTCCGCCCGTGAGGACAAGAGCCGCTACATCAACGAAGCGGAAGCCTACCGCAATGACATCCTGCCCAAAGCAAGAGGTCAAGCAGCGGTCATGGTTAACAAAGCGGAAGCCTATAAGGAATCCAAAATCCGCCTTGCAGAAGGTCAGGCCAAGCGTTTCATGGCTGTGTACAAGGAATACAAAAATGCCAAGGACATCACTGTTAAACGTATGTACCTTGAAACCATGCAGAACATCCTTTCCTATCCGAGCATAGAGAAAGTGATTCTTTCCGATGATGCGGCTCAGAAAACACTTCCTTTCCTTTCTCTGGACGGAAAGGCTCTTCCCATTCAAACCGGTAAAAAATAG
- the hflC gene encoding protease modulator HflC gives MSLLKKSSAPLAILIIVAVLGIAQSAYIVKQTEKAIVLQLGKPKSGPMGPGLHFKLPFVQNVIYFDSRLLEYDARPAEILTKDKKNMVVDNYSKWRIADPLLFYRTVRSIPRAQARLDDIIYAELRVALGRYTLIEIISSDRTSIMEEVSHTSNSLLKPYGIEVLDVRIKRTDLPPENARAIYGRMRAERERMAKQYRSQGSEAAARITAQADKERTILFADANLKSDILRGEGDAIATKTYAESFGKDPRFYEFQKSLEAYEKGFRAGKTKLILSQDNPFLKYMK, from the coding sequence ATGAGTTTACTCAAAAAAAGTTCCGCTCCCCTGGCAATTCTGATCATTGTTGCCGTACTGGGGATTGCACAGAGTGCATATATCGTAAAGCAGACCGAAAAGGCCATTGTGCTTCAGCTCGGTAAGCCCAAATCCGGGCCAATGGGACCGGGGTTGCATTTCAAGCTGCCCTTTGTCCAGAACGTAATCTATTTTGATTCACGACTTCTGGAATATGATGCCCGCCCGGCTGAAATCCTGACCAAAGACAAGAAAAACATGGTTGTGGATAACTACTCCAAGTGGCGCATTGCCGACCCCTTGTTGTTTTACCGCACCGTACGTTCCATCCCCCGCGCTCAGGCACGGTTGGATGATATTATCTACGCGGAACTGCGCGTTGCCCTTGGTCGCTACACGCTGATCGAGATCATCTCCAGTGACCGTACTTCCATCATGGAAGAGGTAAGCCATACCTCGAACAGTCTGCTCAAGCCTTACGGTATTGAAGTCCTTGATGTTCGCATCAAGCGTACCGATCTGCCGCCTGAAAACGCCCGTGCTATTTACGGACGTATGAGGGCAGAACGTGAACGTATGGCCAAGCAGTACCGCTCACAGGGTAGCGAAGCAGCGGCCCGCATCACAGCACAGGCTGACAAGGAAAGAACCATCCTGTTTGCTGATGCGAACCTCAAGTCCGACATCCTGCGTGGTGAAGGTGATGCAATCGCGACCAAAACCTATGCCGAAAGCTTCGGCAAAGACCCGCGCTTCTATGAATTCCAGAAATCTCTCGAAGCCTACGAAAAAGGATTCAGGGCTGGAAAAACGAAGCTGATCCTCTCACAGGACAACCCGTTCTTAAAGTATATGAAGTAG
- the glf gene encoding UDP-galactopyranose mutase, whose translation MENCRHLIVGAGITGCTVARHIADNLNEKVLVIDKRGHIGGNCHSRINEETGIEVHTYGTHIFHTKERRVWDFLNRFTEFNGYRHKVVTTYQGRTFHMPVNLQTINSFFGISLKPHEVEDFIQSKSAQENITAPQNLEEKAISLIGRELYEAFVKGYTLKQWECDPKELDASIITRLPFRHTYECDYFTDRYQGLPWNGYTKLFERMLDHELIETKLNADFFDLKRIIPKDCNIYYTGPVDRYFDYCHGELTWRSLRFDYQVEDVDDYQGTSVMNYADIDVPYTRIHEYQHLHPERKNTSGRSITAREFSMKWKQGDEPYYPVNTNDDRKRLELYQIKAGKQENVHFLGRLGQYKYYDMDKAVLAALEFCDNL comes from the coding sequence ATGGAAAATTGCAGACATCTTATCGTCGGTGCCGGGATTACCGGCTGTACCGTTGCCAGACACATTGCAGACAACTTAAATGAAAAAGTGCTGGTCATTGACAAACGAGGCCACATCGGCGGCAACTGCCACAGCCGCATCAATGAAGAAACGGGCATTGAAGTCCACACCTACGGCACCCATATTTTTCATACCAAAGAACGCAGAGTCTGGGACTTTTTGAACCGCTTCACAGAATTCAACGGCTATAGGCATAAAGTTGTGACCACCTATCAAGGCCGCACATTCCATATGCCGGTCAACTTGCAGACCATTAATTCTTTCTTCGGGATCAGCCTGAAACCGCACGAGGTTGAAGACTTCATCCAAAGTAAAAGCGCGCAAGAGAACATCACTGCCCCACAGAACCTTGAAGAAAAGGCTATCAGCCTCATCGGGCGGGAATTGTACGAAGCTTTTGTTAAGGGCTACACCCTCAAACAATGGGAATGCGATCCCAAAGAGCTGGATGCATCAATTATCACCCGTCTGCCCTTCAGGCACACCTATGAATGCGACTACTTTACCGACCGCTATCAAGGGCTGCCATGGAACGGCTATACGAAACTGTTCGAACGCATGCTGGACCACGAATTAATCGAGACTAAACTGAACGCAGATTTCTTTGACCTGAAACGAATTATCCCCAAAGATTGCAATATCTACTACACTGGCCCGGTGGACCGGTATTTTGATTACTGCCACGGGGAACTTACATGGCGTTCCCTGCGCTTTGATTATCAGGTGGAAGATGTGGATGACTATCAAGGTACATCGGTCATGAATTACGCCGATATTGACGTTCCATACACCCGTATTCATGAATACCAGCACCTACACCCGGAAAGGAAGAACACAAGCGGCAGGAGCATAACTGCACGCGAATTCTCCATGAAATGGAAACAGGGTGACGAGCCGTACTACCCGGTCAATACAAACGACGACCGCAAACGACTTGAGCTATATCAGATTAAAGCCGGAAAGCAGGAGAATGTGCACTTCCTCGGCAGGCTGGGCCAATACAAATATTATGATATGGACAAGGCCGTACTGGCTGCGCTGGAATTTTGTGATAATCTCTAA
- the hemW gene encoding radical SAM family heme chaperone HemW: MGMPPAFFNAPLLRGDGSEARNLLLYIHVPFCKRKCNYCAFHSQPFEQVSFAWYMKTLLSEIELWGKRLKNPNIGTVYFGGGTPSLIPPFQLELIMDALRKNFSFTKGMEITLEANPDSANDLSYFKALYDMGINRLSLGFQSLDDRNLETLGRPHSARQATESYYVARKAGFGNISIDLIWGLPRQKVKDWNDELKAVVQLKPEHMSCYGLSIEPGTVFGQRAKDLDMELPPDGEQARMFIYGAEYLESMGYIQYEISNFARMGFISRHNQGYWDRMDYLGLGPSAVSTIGNRRFTNPRYMDEYDAAVRGAFAGEDFEELTDEIKAQELIMLCLRTSKGLKLSDYTELTGRDLTKEKGSVISALHKNGLVRMSAGYLRLTKNGMLVSNSILESLAFD; this comes from the coding sequence ATGGGAATGCCCCCAGCTTTTTTCAATGCCCCGCTGCTGCGCGGTGACGGCAGTGAGGCCAGAAACCTCCTGCTCTACATTCATGTGCCTTTCTGCAAACGCAAATGCAACTATTGCGCGTTTCATTCCCAGCCGTTCGAGCAGGTCAGTTTTGCATGGTACATGAAAACCCTGCTGTCCGAGATTGAGCTTTGGGGCAAGCGGCTCAAGAACCCCAATATCGGTACAGTCTATTTCGGCGGCGGTACTCCCAGTCTGATTCCGCCGTTTCAGCTTGAGCTGATCATGGATGCCCTGCGCAAGAATTTCAGCTTCACCAAGGGTATGGAAATTACCCTTGAAGCCAATCCTGATTCAGCCAATGATCTTTCCTACTTCAAGGCCCTCTACGATATGGGCATCAACCGGCTCAGTCTCGGCTTCCAGTCTCTAGACGACCGTAACCTTGAAACCCTCGGTCGTCCCCATTCCGCAAGGCAGGCAACTGAATCATATTACGTGGCCCGCAAGGCCGGGTTCGGCAACATCAGCATTGATTTGATCTGGGGACTGCCGCGCCAGAAGGTCAAGGATTGGAACGATGAATTAAAAGCTGTGGTCCAGCTTAAGCCGGAACATATGTCTTGTTACGGTTTGTCCATTGAACCGGGTACTGTCTTCGGACAGCGGGCCAAGGATCTGGATATGGAACTGCCGCCTGACGGGGAGCAGGCCCGCATGTTTATCTACGGGGCTGAATATCTGGAATCCATGGGCTATATTCAGTACGAGATTTCAAATTTCGCGCGTATGGGTTTTATTTCCCGCCATAATCAGGGCTATTGGGATCGCATGGATTACCTTGGTCTCGGGCCTTCCGCAGTATCCACAATCGGTAATCGCAGGTTCACCAATCCGCGCTATATGGATGAGTATGACGCAGCTGTACGAGGAGCTTTTGCCGGGGAGGATTTCGAGGAACTCACTGATGAAATCAAGGCACAAGAGTTGATTATGCTCTGTTTGCGGACATCAAAGGGACTTAAACTCTCTGACTATACGGAACTCACCGGGCGTGATCTGACCAAGGAAAAAGGGTCCGTCATAAGTGCCTTGCATAAGAACGGACTGGTGCGCATGAGCGCGGGCTACCTGCGCTTGACCAAGAACGGTATGTTGGTTTCCAATTCTATTTTGGAGTCCCTTGCGTTTGATTAG
- a CDS encoding universal stress protein: MEKHLLVCVRADCTASYAVRFIKNFFHSPCDVRITLFNVAPPKSSWSKGALGKGRKLLEETRQWFIDHSFCAESHIDIKSIYSRGNTAREIVQEGHKGMYDAVILGRQSQSVLEEFFDYSVGSKVIWEEVDFPLWFCKCPQEIPGKDVLLCVDEDAPSQRIADHVGFVLGDNPNHDITMLHVHDSREKGAATSEDIFEITRQHLEDNGVAPERIKELVVDGDDVAKAILEQVAKKPYAAVAAGRGKHDKTAIEKLFPRSLSVKLLHQLEGAALWVSR, encoded by the coding sequence ATGGAAAAGCATCTACTGGTTTGTGTTCGTGCGGATTGCACCGCGTCATATGCGGTCAGATTTATAAAGAATTTTTTTCATTCTCCTTGTGATGTGCGTATCACCCTTTTTAATGTTGCCCCCCCGAAGAGCTCATGGAGTAAGGGGGCACTGGGCAAGGGACGCAAACTTCTTGAAGAGACTCGTCAATGGTTCATTGATCACAGCTTTTGCGCAGAAAGCCATATCGATATCAAGAGCATCTACTCGCGGGGCAATACCGCTCGCGAGATAGTACAGGAAGGGCATAAGGGCATGTATGACGCTGTCATACTGGGGCGGCAGTCTCAGTCCGTGCTTGAAGAGTTTTTCGATTACAGCGTGGGGTCTAAGGTTATCTGGGAAGAAGTTGATTTTCCGCTCTGGTTCTGCAAGTGTCCGCAGGAGATTCCGGGTAAGGATGTCCTGCTCTGCGTGGATGAGGATGCCCCTTCGCAGAGGATTGCGGATCATGTGGGGTTCGTGCTTGGCGATAATCCCAACCATGACATAACCATGCTCCATGTACATGATTCCAGAGAGAAGGGCGCAGCGACCTCGGAAGATATTTTTGAGATTACTCGTCAGCACCTTGAAGATAACGGCGTTGCGCCGGAGCGCATCAAAGAACTGGTTGTAGACGGTGATGATGTTGCCAAGGCCATTCTGGAGCAGGTCGCCAAAAAGCCCTACGCCGCAGTTGCAGCAGGGCGCGGCAAGCACGACAAGACCGCAATTGAAAAGCTGTTTCCCCGTTCGCTTAGTGTGAAATTATTGCACCAGCTCGAAGGGGCGGCTCTCTGGGTAAGCAGGTAG
- a CDS encoding epoxyqueuosine reductase QueH, with protein MSKRVLLHACCGPCSITTIDALRDQGFEVSAFFYNPNIHPLQEYLRRRDGFLEVCEKMNVKVIGRLDEYDSKKWFRNAAFREANRCFHCYADRLERTLSLARRGNFDFYTTTLLYSKFQQHERIAELGKDMAGKSKCEFYYYDFREGWKDGIERSKEMGIYRQQYCGCLFSENERYENDLKKS; from the coding sequence ATGTCTAAAAGAGTACTTCTTCACGCCTGTTGCGGTCCTTGTTCTATTACCACTATCGATGCTTTGCGTGATCAGGGCTTTGAAGTTTCCGCATTTTTCTACAATCCCAATATTCACCCCTTGCAGGAATACCTGCGCCGCCGCGACGGCTTTCTCGAAGTCTGCGAGAAGATGAACGTAAAGGTCATCGGCAGGCTGGATGAGTACGATTCCAAAAAATGGTTCCGTAATGCAGCTTTCCGCGAAGCCAACCGTTGCTTTCATTGCTATGCGGATCGTCTGGAGCGAACCCTTTCCCTTGCCAGACGCGGCAACTTTGATTTCTACACCACGACTTTGCTCTATAGTAAATTCCAACAGCATGAGCGTATTGCCGAACTCGGAAAAGATATGGCCGGGAAAAGCAAATGCGAGTTCTATTACTATGACTTCCGTGAAGGCTGGAAAGACGGCATTGAACGCTCCAAGGAAATGGGTATCTACCGCCAGCAGTACTGCGGTTGTTTGTTCAGCGAAAATGAGCGTTATGAGAATGATTTGAAAAAATCTTAG